In Columba livia isolate bColLiv1 breed racing homer chromosome 6, bColLiv1.pat.W.v2, whole genome shotgun sequence, a single genomic region encodes these proteins:
- the SFXN3 gene encoding sideroflexin-3 isoform X2 has translation MVPPAKETPGSAGGMEKPGGATPPPAPPPAGIGCPCGTGAAIGRGSCQSRAARAGLAAGEGALCVCFPHGHGVVGLGGASLPAGPRGARDAVPLQTPPLERGNPGFTVETEVRPGKGVCPPSAHSGDASLCPPVFPLPVGHRLQPGLAVTTRRGPAPPERTRHRGGFRRTHTGTQPPCRDTVPRVNTGATRVSTTLLQAGGTAELLQQGCRKGTHRHCIPLTAPLQKMPPSLPTTINIREPRWDQSTFQGRAKHFFMVTDPRNLLLSGATLEEARRVVEDYRTTPAVLFWQWVNQSFNAIVNYTNRSGDAPISPSQLGTAYVSATTGAVVTALGLKSLTKHLPAIIGRYVPFAAVAAANCINIPLMRQRELKLGIPVTDENGNRLGESTAAAQKAIFQVVVSRIGMAAPAMAIPPVIMNALEKRAFLKRYPYLNAPLQVGLVGLCLVFATPLCCALFPQKSSMPVSRLEPEVQARIREKDPWLETVYFNKGL, from the exons ATGGTGCCACCTGCGAAAGAGACACCCGGCAGCGCGGGGGGGATGGAGAAGCCGGGGGGGGCAACACCGCCTCCTGCCCCTCCGCCCGCGGGGATTGGCTGTCCCTGCGGGACCGGCGCGGCCATCGGGCGCGGGAGCTGTCAATCAAGAGCGGCCAGGGCTGGCCTcgcagctggggagggagccctctgtgtgtgttttccccACGGGCATGGCGTGGTGGGGCTCGGGGGGGCGAGTCTCCCGGCGGGGCCGCGTGGGGCGAGGGATGCGGTGCCCCTCCAAACCCCTCCCTTAGAGCGAGGCAACCCGGGGTTCACAGTGGAAACTGAGGTACGGCCAGGGAAGGGGGTGTGTCCCCCCTCCGCCCACTCCGGTGATGCGAGCCTGTGTCCCCCCGTGTTCCCCCTCCCCGTGGGGCATCGCCTCCAACCCGGGCTGGCCGTGACCACCCGGCGGGGCCCGGCGCCGCCAGAGCGAACCCGACACCGTGGCGGTTTCAG GCGGACACACACTGGGACGCAGCCACCCTGCCGAGACACCGTGCCACGCGTGAACACCGGTGCGACACGAGTGAGCACAACG ctcctccaggctgggggaactgcagagctgctccagcagggctGCAGGAAGGGAACACACAGGCACTGCATCCCATTAACTGCCCCTCTCCAGAAGATGCCACCGTCCCTCCCTACCACCATCAACATCCGGGAGCCCCGCTGGGACCAGAGCACCTTCCAGGGCCGGGCCAAGCACTTCTTCATGGTGACTGACCCCCGAAACCTGCTGCTCTCGGGGGCCACTCTGGAGGAGGCTCGCCGGGTGGTGGAGGACTACAG AACCACACCAGCCGTGCTGTTCTGGCAGTGGGTCAACCAGTCCTTCAACGCCATCGTCAACTACACCAACCGCAGTGGGGATGCACCTATCTCCCCCAG CCAACTGGGAACAGCTTATGTGAGTGCAACCACGGGGGCAGTTGTCACAGCACTGGGGCTCAAATCTCTCACCAAG CACTTGCCAGCCATCATCGGCCGGTATGTGCCTTttgcagctgtggctgctgccaaCTGCATCAACATCCCGCTGATGAGGCAGAG agAGCTCAAGCTGGGAATCCCTGTCACGGATGAGAACGGGAACCGCCTGGGGGAGTCCAcagctgcagcccagaaggcTATTTTCCAGGTTGTGGTGTCCCGCATCGGCATGGCAGCCCCGGCCATGG CCATCCCTCCGGTGATCATGAATGCCCTGGAGAAGAGAGCTTTCCTGAAG CGGTACCCGTACCTGAACGCTCCTCTGCAGGTCGGCCTGGTGGGACTCTG CTTGGTGTTTGCGACCCCGCTGTGCTGTGCACTCTTCCCACAGAAAAG CTCGATGCCAGTGAGCCGCCTGGAACCTGAAGTCCAAGCTCGGATCCGGGAGAAAGACCCATGGCTGGAAACTGTCTACTTCAACAAAGGGCTCTGA
- the SFXN3 gene encoding sideroflexin-3 isoform X4, which translates to MHTQARRCTRVYPHLLHRRTHTGTQPPCRDTVPRVNTGATRVSTTKMPPSLPTTINIREPRWDQSTFQGRAKHFFMVTDPRNLLLSGATLEEARRVVEDYRAGTVPPGLTEDQLWRAKYIYDSAFHPDTGEKMLLIGRMSAQVPMNMTITGCMLTFYRTTPAVLFWQWVNQSFNAIVNYTNRSGDAPISPSQLGTAYVSATTGAVVTALGLKSLTKHLPAIIGRYVPFAAVAAANCINIPLMRQRELKLGIPVTDENGNRLGESTAAAQKAIFQVVVSRIGMAAPAMAIPPVIMNALEKRAFLKRYPYLNAPLQVGLVGLCLVFATPLCCALFPQKSSMPVSRLEPEVQARIREKDPWLETVYFNKGL; encoded by the exons ATGCACACGCAGGCACGGCGGTGCACACGCGTGTACCCGCACCTTCTGCACAGGCGGACACACACTGGGACGCAGCCACCCTGCCGAGACACCGTGCCACGCGTGAACACCGGTGCGACACGAGTGAGCACAACG AAGATGCCACCGTCCCTCCCTACCACCATCAACATCCGGGAGCCCCGCTGGGACCAGAGCACCTTCCAGGGCCGGGCCAAGCACTTCTTCATGGTGACTGACCCCCGAAACCTGCTGCTCTCGGGGGCCACTCTGGAGGAGGCTCGCCGGGTGGTGGAGGACTACAG ggcaggcacagTACCCCCAGGTCTAACAGAGGACCAGCTTTGGCGGGCAAAGTACATCTACGATTCAGCTTTCCACCCTGACACGGGCGAGAAGATGCTCCTTATAGGGCGCATGTCTGCCCAAGTCCCCATGAACATGACCATCACCGGTTGCATGCTGACCTTCTACAG AACCACACCAGCCGTGCTGTTCTGGCAGTGGGTCAACCAGTCCTTCAACGCCATCGTCAACTACACCAACCGCAGTGGGGATGCACCTATCTCCCCCAG CCAACTGGGAACAGCTTATGTGAGTGCAACCACGGGGGCAGTTGTCACAGCACTGGGGCTCAAATCTCTCACCAAG CACTTGCCAGCCATCATCGGCCGGTATGTGCCTTttgcagctgtggctgctgccaaCTGCATCAACATCCCGCTGATGAGGCAGAG agAGCTCAAGCTGGGAATCCCTGTCACGGATGAGAACGGGAACCGCCTGGGGGAGTCCAcagctgcagcccagaaggcTATTTTCCAGGTTGTGGTGTCCCGCATCGGCATGGCAGCCCCGGCCATGG CCATCCCTCCGGTGATCATGAATGCCCTGGAGAAGAGAGCTTTCCTGAAG CGGTACCCGTACCTGAACGCTCCTCTGCAGGTCGGCCTGGTGGGACTCTG CTTGGTGTTTGCGACCCCGCTGTGCTGTGCACTCTTCCCACAGAAAAG CTCGATGCCAGTGAGCCGCCTGGAACCTGAAGTCCAAGCTCGGATCCGGGAGAAAGACCCATGGCTGGAAACTGTCTACTTCAACAAAGGGCTCTGA
- the SFXN3 gene encoding sideroflexin-3 isoform X5, with product MHTQARRCTRVYPHLLHRRTHTGTQPPCRDTVPRVNTGATRVSTTKMPPSLPTTINIREPRWDQSTFQGRAKHFFMVTDPRNLLLSGATLEEARRVVEDYRTTPAVLFWQWVNQSFNAIVNYTNRSGDAPISPSQLGTAYVSATTGAVVTALGLKSLTKHLPAIIGRYVPFAAVAAANCINIPLMRQRELKLGIPVTDENGNRLGESTAAAQKAIFQVVVSRIGMAAPAMAIPPVIMNALEKRAFLKRYPYLNAPLQVGLVGLCLVFATPLCCALFPQKSSMPVSRLEPEVQARIREKDPWLETVYFNKGL from the exons ATGCACACGCAGGCACGGCGGTGCACACGCGTGTACCCGCACCTTCTGCACAGGCGGACACACACTGGGACGCAGCCACCCTGCCGAGACACCGTGCCACGCGTGAACACCGGTGCGACACGAGTGAGCACAACG AAGATGCCACCGTCCCTCCCTACCACCATCAACATCCGGGAGCCCCGCTGGGACCAGAGCACCTTCCAGGGCCGGGCCAAGCACTTCTTCATGGTGACTGACCCCCGAAACCTGCTGCTCTCGGGGGCCACTCTGGAGGAGGCTCGCCGGGTGGTGGAGGACTACAG AACCACACCAGCCGTGCTGTTCTGGCAGTGGGTCAACCAGTCCTTCAACGCCATCGTCAACTACACCAACCGCAGTGGGGATGCACCTATCTCCCCCAG CCAACTGGGAACAGCTTATGTGAGTGCAACCACGGGGGCAGTTGTCACAGCACTGGGGCTCAAATCTCTCACCAAG CACTTGCCAGCCATCATCGGCCGGTATGTGCCTTttgcagctgtggctgctgccaaCTGCATCAACATCCCGCTGATGAGGCAGAG agAGCTCAAGCTGGGAATCCCTGTCACGGATGAGAACGGGAACCGCCTGGGGGAGTCCAcagctgcagcccagaaggcTATTTTCCAGGTTGTGGTGTCCCGCATCGGCATGGCAGCCCCGGCCATGG CCATCCCTCCGGTGATCATGAATGCCCTGGAGAAGAGAGCTTTCCTGAAG CGGTACCCGTACCTGAACGCTCCTCTGCAGGTCGGCCTGGTGGGACTCTG CTTGGTGTTTGCGACCCCGCTGTGCTGTGCACTCTTCCCACAGAAAAG CTCGATGCCAGTGAGCCGCCTGGAACCTGAAGTCCAAGCTCGGATCCGGGAGAAAGACCCATGGCTGGAAACTGTCTACTTCAACAAAGGGCTCTGA
- the SFXN3 gene encoding sideroflexin-3 isoform X3, producing MHTQARRCTRVYPHLLHRRTHTGTQPPCRDTVPRVNTGATRVSTTLLQAGGTAELLQQGCRKGTHRHCIPLTAPLQKMPPSLPTTINIREPRWDQSTFQGRAKHFFMVTDPRNLLLSGATLEEARRVVEDYRAGTVPPGLTEDQLWRAKYIYDSAFHPDTGEKMLLIGRMSAQVPMNMTITGCMLTFYRTTPAVLFWQWVNQSFNAIVNYTNRSGDAPISPSQLGTAYVSATTGAVVTALGLKSLTKHLPAIIGRYVPFAAVAAANCINIPLMRQRELKLGIPVTDENGNRLGESTAAAQKAIFQVVVSRIGMAAPAMAIPPVIMNALEKRAFLKRYPYLNAPLQVGLVGLCLVFATPLCCALFPQKSSMPVSRLEPEVQARIREKDPWLETVYFNKGL from the exons ATGCACACGCAGGCACGGCGGTGCACACGCGTGTACCCGCACCTTCTGCACAGGCGGACACACACTGGGACGCAGCCACCCTGCCGAGACACCGTGCCACGCGTGAACACCGGTGCGACACGAGTGAGCACAACG ctcctccaggctgggggaactgcagagctgctccagcagggctGCAGGAAGGGAACACACAGGCACTGCATCCCATTAACTGCCCCTCTCCAGAAGATGCCACCGTCCCTCCCTACCACCATCAACATCCGGGAGCCCCGCTGGGACCAGAGCACCTTCCAGGGCCGGGCCAAGCACTTCTTCATGGTGACTGACCCCCGAAACCTGCTGCTCTCGGGGGCCACTCTGGAGGAGGCTCGCCGGGTGGTGGAGGACTACAG ggcaggcacagTACCCCCAGGTCTAACAGAGGACCAGCTTTGGCGGGCAAAGTACATCTACGATTCAGCTTTCCACCCTGACACGGGCGAGAAGATGCTCCTTATAGGGCGCATGTCTGCCCAAGTCCCCATGAACATGACCATCACCGGTTGCATGCTGACCTTCTACAG AACCACACCAGCCGTGCTGTTCTGGCAGTGGGTCAACCAGTCCTTCAACGCCATCGTCAACTACACCAACCGCAGTGGGGATGCACCTATCTCCCCCAG CCAACTGGGAACAGCTTATGTGAGTGCAACCACGGGGGCAGTTGTCACAGCACTGGGGCTCAAATCTCTCACCAAG CACTTGCCAGCCATCATCGGCCGGTATGTGCCTTttgcagctgtggctgctgccaaCTGCATCAACATCCCGCTGATGAGGCAGAG agAGCTCAAGCTGGGAATCCCTGTCACGGATGAGAACGGGAACCGCCTGGGGGAGTCCAcagctgcagcccagaaggcTATTTTCCAGGTTGTGGTGTCCCGCATCGGCATGGCAGCCCCGGCCATGG CCATCCCTCCGGTGATCATGAATGCCCTGGAGAAGAGAGCTTTCCTGAAG CGGTACCCGTACCTGAACGCTCCTCTGCAGGTCGGCCTGGTGGGACTCTG CTTGGTGTTTGCGACCCCGCTGTGCTGTGCACTCTTCCCACAGAAAAG CTCGATGCCAGTGAGCCGCCTGGAACCTGAAGTCCAAGCTCGGATCCGGGAGAAAGACCCATGGCTGGAAACTGTCTACTTCAACAAAGGGCTCTGA
- the SFXN3 gene encoding sideroflexin-3 isoform X1 gives MPPSLPTTINIREPRWDQSTFQGRAKHFFMVTDPRNLLLSGATLEEARRVVEDYRAGTVPPGLTEDQLWRAKYIYDSAFHPDTGEKMLLIGRMSAQVPMNMTITGCMLTFYRTTPAVLFWQWVNQSFNAIVNYTNRSGDAPISPSQLGTAYVSATTGAVVTALGLKSLTKHLPAIIGRYVPFAAVAAANCINIPLMRQRELKLGIPVTDENGNRLGESTAAAQKAIFQVVVSRIGMAAPAMAIPPVIMNALEKRAFLKRYPYLNAPLQVGLVGLCLVFATPLCCALFPQKSSMPVSRLEPEVQARIREKDPWLETVYFNKGL, from the exons ATGCCACCGTCCCTCCCTACCACCATCAACATCCGGGAGCCCCGCTGGGACCAGAGCACCTTCCAGGGCCGGGCCAAGCACTTCTTCATGGTGACTGACCCCCGAAACCTGCTGCTCTCGGGGGCCACTCTGGAGGAGGCTCGCCGGGTGGTGGAGGACTACAG ggcaggcacagTACCCCCAGGTCTAACAGAGGACCAGCTTTGGCGGGCAAAGTACATCTACGATTCAGCTTTCCACCCTGACACGGGCGAGAAGATGCTCCTTATAGGGCGCATGTCTGCCCAAGTCCCCATGAACATGACCATCACCGGTTGCATGCTGACCTTCTACAG AACCACACCAGCCGTGCTGTTCTGGCAGTGGGTCAACCAGTCCTTCAACGCCATCGTCAACTACACCAACCGCAGTGGGGATGCACCTATCTCCCCCAG CCAACTGGGAACAGCTTATGTGAGTGCAACCACGGGGGCAGTTGTCACAGCACTGGGGCTCAAATCTCTCACCAAG CACTTGCCAGCCATCATCGGCCGGTATGTGCCTTttgcagctgtggctgctgccaaCTGCATCAACATCCCGCTGATGAGGCAGAG agAGCTCAAGCTGGGAATCCCTGTCACGGATGAGAACGGGAACCGCCTGGGGGAGTCCAcagctgcagcccagaaggcTATTTTCCAGGTTGTGGTGTCCCGCATCGGCATGGCAGCCCCGGCCATGG CCATCCCTCCGGTGATCATGAATGCCCTGGAGAAGAGAGCTTTCCTGAAG CGGTACCCGTACCTGAACGCTCCTCTGCAGGTCGGCCTGGTGGGACTCTG CTTGGTGTTTGCGACCCCGCTGTGCTGTGCACTCTTCCCACAGAAAAG CTCGATGCCAGTGAGCCGCCTGGAACCTGAAGTCCAAGCTCGGATCCGGGAGAAAGACCCATGGCTGGAAACTGTCTACTTCAACAAAGGGCTCTGA
- the SFXN3 gene encoding sideroflexin-3 isoform X6, translating into MPPSLPTTINIREPRWDQSTFQGRAKHFFMVTDPRNLLLSGATLEEARRVVEDYRTTPAVLFWQWVNQSFNAIVNYTNRSGDAPISPSQLGTAYVSATTGAVVTALGLKSLTKHLPAIIGRYVPFAAVAAANCINIPLMRQRELKLGIPVTDENGNRLGESTAAAQKAIFQVVVSRIGMAAPAMAIPPVIMNALEKRAFLKRYPYLNAPLQVGLVGLCLVFATPLCCALFPQKSSMPVSRLEPEVQARIREKDPWLETVYFNKGL; encoded by the exons ATGCCACCGTCCCTCCCTACCACCATCAACATCCGGGAGCCCCGCTGGGACCAGAGCACCTTCCAGGGCCGGGCCAAGCACTTCTTCATGGTGACTGACCCCCGAAACCTGCTGCTCTCGGGGGCCACTCTGGAGGAGGCTCGCCGGGTGGTGGAGGACTACAG AACCACACCAGCCGTGCTGTTCTGGCAGTGGGTCAACCAGTCCTTCAACGCCATCGTCAACTACACCAACCGCAGTGGGGATGCACCTATCTCCCCCAG CCAACTGGGAACAGCTTATGTGAGTGCAACCACGGGGGCAGTTGTCACAGCACTGGGGCTCAAATCTCTCACCAAG CACTTGCCAGCCATCATCGGCCGGTATGTGCCTTttgcagctgtggctgctgccaaCTGCATCAACATCCCGCTGATGAGGCAGAG agAGCTCAAGCTGGGAATCCCTGTCACGGATGAGAACGGGAACCGCCTGGGGGAGTCCAcagctgcagcccagaaggcTATTTTCCAGGTTGTGGTGTCCCGCATCGGCATGGCAGCCCCGGCCATGG CCATCCCTCCGGTGATCATGAATGCCCTGGAGAAGAGAGCTTTCCTGAAG CGGTACCCGTACCTGAACGCTCCTCTGCAGGTCGGCCTGGTGGGACTCTG CTTGGTGTTTGCGACCCCGCTGTGCTGTGCACTCTTCCCACAGAAAAG CTCGATGCCAGTGAGCCGCCTGGAACCTGAAGTCCAAGCTCGGATCCGGGAGAAAGACCCATGGCTGGAAACTGTCTACTTCAACAAAGGGCTCTGA
- the KAZALD1 gene encoding kazal-type serine protease inhibitor domain-containing protein 1, with the protein MSEAKTLISSCLLFSLLSLHWALLQPGQAFPSTSDYLQRGWQRLLEEGEGCAECRPEECPVPRGCLAGTVRDACDCCWECANLEGQICDLDNTNHFYGKCGEHLECRLDTGDLRHGEVPEPQCACLSSLALCGSDGKTYAQICRFLEAAHAHPDANLTVAHEGPCESEPQITSPPYDTWNITGQDVIFGCEVFAYPMASIEWRKDGTEMLLPGDDPHISVQFRGGPQKYEVTGWLQIQDVRVTDEGTYRCFARNRVGEVMALASLTVFTPDQLNMTGFSLPKPRTTPEDYGESEEDYY; encoded by the exons ATGTCTGAAGCCAAGACTCTGATCTCCTCTTGCCTCCTGTTTTCCTTGCTCTCTTTGCACTGGGCTTTGCTCCAGCCGGGCCAGGCTTTTCCCAGCACCTCTGACTACCTTCAGCGGGGCTGGCAGCGCTTgctggaggaaggggagggCTGTGCTGAGTGCCGGCCGGAGGAGTGCCCAGTGCCTCGCGGGTGCCTGGCTGGCACAGTACGGGATGCCTGTGACTGCTGCTGGGAGTGTGCCAACCTGGAGGGACAGATCTGCGACCTGGACAACACCAACCACTTCTATGGCAAGTGTGGGGAACACCTGGAGTGCCGACTGGATACTGGGGACCTGCGGCACGGAGAGGTACCTGAGCCTCAGTGTGCCTGCCTCTCCAGCCTGGCCCTCTGTGGCTCCGATGGCAAAACCTATGCCCAGATCTGCAGGTTCCTGGAAGCTGCCCATGCCCACCCCGACGCCAACCTCACCGTGGCCCACGAGGGTCCCTGCGAGTCAG AGCCCCAGATCACCTCTCCTCCCTATGACACATGGAACATCACCGGGCAGGACGTAATCTTTGGCTGCGAGGTCTTTGCCTACCCCATGGCATCCATCGAGTGGAGGAAGGATGGCACAGAGATGCTACTGCCTGGAGATGACCCCCACATTTCTGTCCAG TTCAGAGGTGGCCCCCAGAAATACGAAGTGACAGGCTGGCTCCAGATCCAGGATGTGCGGGTAACAGACGAAGGCACCTACCGCTGCTTTGCCAGGAACAGGGTTGGAGAGGTGATGGCATTAGCCAGCCTGACTGTCTTCACACCAG ACCAGCTCAACATGACGGGCTTTTCCCTGCCGAAGCCCCGCACGACGCCCGAGGACTATGGAGAAAGTGAGGAGGACTATTACTAG